The following is a genomic window from Hallerella porci.
AACTTTCCGAAAAAGTGGATATTCTTTTTGGCAGTGTCGCCAAGGAAAAAGAAAACGGTGAAAATGGCCGCGCTCTTTTGTATAACGCAGCCTTCTATGCGTCGCATGGAAATTTCAAAACGCTCATCGATTTCGGCGGCGTCAAGAAAAAATTCTTGCCCAAAACACTTTTGCCGAGTTACCGCGAATTTGAAGAACCGCGTTATTTTTCGGATTTACGAAAATTAGCGCAGACGATGAATGTGCCGGTTTCCGAAATTCTTTCGCCACTCGATTTGGGCGAATTTAAATTGGGCATTACCATTTGCGAAGACGGTTGGGATTCGTTATATAAAATTAAACCGTTTGAAATTTTGCAAAAGAAAATGCAGGCGGGCGATTTGCTCGTGAACATTTCGTGCTCGCCTTATACGCAAGGCAAAGACCGCGCACGCGACCGCGTTTTTGGAGCGCATGCGAAGAACGCAAAAATTCCGCTGCTCTATGTGAATGCCGTCGGCACGCAAAATAACGGCAAAAATATTTACGCATTCGAAGGCGATTCGAGCGTTTACGATGCCAAGGGAAAAAGCATTTTCTCGTTGCCGATTTTTGAAGAACACGGAAGTTTGGTCAATTTTGAAAATGGAATTGTTTCTGTTTCGGAAACGGAAGCGCCGCGGAAAACGGGAATTGCCGAAGTGCATCAAGCACTCGTTTATATGATTCGCAAAAATCTCGCACGCTTTGGCATTCGAAAAATTGTCATCGGCGCATCGGGCGGAATTGATAGCGCAGTGAGCGCAGTGCTCTATTCCGAAGCGATCGGACATGAAAATGTTTTCCTCGTAAATATGCCGACGCGTTTCAATTCGAATACGACGAAAAATGCGGCGAAAGATTTAGCGGAAAATCTCGGTTGCCCGTATATGGTGGCGCCGATTGAAACCGTTGCAAAAACTCTCTGCGAAAGTTTGGCTGCAGATTCGTTTGTGCGTAATAATGTAAAGATGGATGTCGTCGGCATTCATTACGAAAATTTGCAAGCGCGTTTGCGGAGTGCTGCGTTCCTTGCAACGATTGCGAGCGTCGTCGGCGCAGGCTTTACTTGCAACGGAAACAAGAGCGAAGTTTCTGTCGGTTACTGCACTTTATATGGCGATACTTCGGGAGTGATGTGCGCCCTCGGTGATTTGTGGAAAACGCAAGTTTACGAACTTGCCCGCGAAATTAACGCAGAGCGTGAAGTAATTCCGCAAGCATCGATTGATATTCCGGCGAGCGCAGAACTTTCGGATGCACAAAATGTCGACGAAGGAAAAGGCGACCCGATTATTTATCCGTATCACGATAAATTGTTCGCATTTTGGATGGAACGTTGGCAGCGTAACGGCATCGCTGATTCCGAAGAATTGCTCAGCAAAGGTTTTGAATTTTACTGCGCACAACTCGGCGTCGATTTGGAATTTTTCAAAACGAAATTCCGCACAAACGAAGATGTGATGGACGATATGCGCCGTTGGTGGCATCGTTACAAAGGAATCGCTTTGGCAAAACGCATTCAAATGCCGCCGATTCTTTCTGTTTCGCGTCGCGCGTTTGGATTTGATTATCGCGAATCGCAATTAGGATAATGCTTCATTTCTTGGGACATTTTTTGACAATCACAAAACACCGCCACGAAGTCATTCGACTTTGCTTTCGCGCGGGAATTGGATTTCAAGGATTGTTTCACGATTTGTCAAAGTATTCGCTGACGGAATTTTTACCGGGCGCAAAATTTTACACCGGAAAAGAATCGCCGAATAATGGCGAGCGTCGCAGTTACGGTTTTAGCCTTGCGTGGATGCATCACAAAGGCAGAAACAAACATCACTTTGAATATTGGTACGATTATGAAATGGCGACGAAAAAAATCGTTCCCGTTGATATGCCGGACCGTTATATCAAAGAAATGTTCTGCGATCGCATCGCAGCTTCGAAAACATACAACCGCGAAAATTATACACAAGATTCTCCGTTGCGCTATTTGTTGAATAGCACCGCCCAAGAAAAAATGACGGATACGACTTACCGCAAACTTTTGTTTTTACTGAAAATGCTCGCAGAAAAAGGCGAAGAGAAAACCTTCGCCTATTTGAAATCGCACAAAAATTTGGAATTTTAATTTTCGCTTTCCGCAGAATTTTCTGCTGCATTTTGTGGGTGCGCTTCTCCAAAAATATCTGCGCGCTTATACGGCTTTTCTAAACCGAGTACCGCATTTAAAGCGTCGACCACTTTTTGCTGCATTCTTTTGGAAATCGCCCGCGTTCCCATCCGCGCTTTTTGCACGGTTTTATGCGAAAGTTCTCCAGGGAAAATTTCAACGAGTGCGGTATTGCGCAACACATACTTTGTCATGATGGCGTCTAAAGGTGTCATAGAAAAATTTTAGAAAAGTGTTTTTTGAAAAAGCACGGCGTGTGCCGTGCCATGCTTTAATCTTCGTCGAGCGCTTCTTCGTTTACAATCCAGAATAATTCTGAAATTCTTTCTGCTTTGCAAATTCCGTCGTCGCAAGAATATTTTTCGCTGTAAGCGAGTGAATTGACATTAAAGCCTTCAAAAATTTCCCGCTGTTTTTCAACGGTGGAAAAAGTGTACTTCGGCGATGAATGAAAACGAAGTTCATTTGTGAGTAAAGTATTCTGCAGTGTATCAAGAATTTCTTTGCCATTTTTCGTATAAGGAAGAACCGCGTAGAGATCGACATGAATATTTAAATCTTCGTCGATTGCAGCAATTTCGGCGCTGTCTTTTAAGAGAACGCGGACTTGGGCGGCGTAGAGAATAGAGTCGGCATCCGAATTTAACGCAACCGTTTTCTTCCATTCGCCATCAAATTTTTCTTGGACAATTTTTCCGTTTTCATCGACATAGCGAATTTGAACTTCGCCCAATTTTTCCAAGTTTTCCATATTTTTTGTCGAAGCTTGATAACGCACTTCGTTTGCAAAAATTTTTTCGGCGGCACTCGAACTGCTGGGGGCATCGGGAAAATTTGGTTCGCTGCTAGAACTATCATCGCAAGCGGTAAAACAAAATGCAGCAAAAATCGCTGCGGCAGAAATTAAATTCTTTCTAGTCAAAAATTTCATAGTCATCTCCAACGAAAATTTTCTGCCGTAAATTTAGTTTTAAAAGAGAAGAGCGTTCTGCGCGCTCTTCTTTTCTTGGGCTATTTCAATTTTAAGTATTCGGCATCCGAAACTTCTTCGAGCCATTCGTTTGTGTGATTTTCTCCCGGAAGCGAAAGGGCGAGATGCGCAAACCAAGAATCTTTTGTGGCGCCATGCCAGTGCTTGACTTCGGGCGGAATATGGACGACGTCACCGGGGCGCAGTTTTTGCGCTGGCTTTCCCCATTCTTGATACCAGCCCGTGCCGCCGACGACGATTAAAATTTGTCCGCTTTGATGATGAATGTGCCAGTTGTTGCGACATCCCGGTTCAAAGGTGACATTGGAAATAGAAACTTCGTCGCGGTTGAGCGAAGCCAAGTAACTTTTCCCGATGAAATATTGGGCGTAAGCATCGTTGGAATTGCCCACGGCGAATGCAGAAATTTGCGCTTCACGAGGAATTGCGGGCTTTTCTTCTTCCGCCGGAATTTTTGTTTCTTTCTGTTCTTTTAAAACTTGAGCGAGAACTGCTTCGGCATTTTTCGCTTCTTTTTTGCCGACTTTTTTTGCAAAGATTTGAATTAAACCGCGCAATTTTTCTTCGGAATTTCCGATGGTGAGCGCACCGTGAATGTGGGCTTTTAATTGCGGATTCACATTGAAAAGAGCGGCGAGCATCGAAACGGTGGCGAGTTCGCGTTCTTCGACTTTTAAATTATTTCGCTGAATAATATCCGAGAAAAGATGCTCTTTTAAGAAAACATCGGTCGTCGTCGCGTAACCCATTTCGGTCGGGCGATTTTGTTTTGCGTTGTAGCCGAAAATTTTGTTGATTTGTTCGCGGCCGACAGCGTAGCGATTTTCGCTTGGAACTTTTTCGGGGGGAACGCCGAAAATCGTTTTCTTCTTTTTACTTTCGCGTTCTTGGACGACTGCGTTCAACACATTTTGCGCATTTAAACTTCGCGGAAATCCTGCGTAAGCGTAAAGCTGTAAAAAGACTTCGCCCGCTTCGTTTACGGTAAGTCCAGCGTCGAGCGATTCGTCGACTGCGGTTTTTAATTTTTCCAAATTGCCGTTTGCTGCAAAGGCGGCGATTTGAACAATGCCTTGTTCGCGCTCCGTGAGAGCGTTTTCGGCGGAAATTTTTGCTGTGGCAAAAGTGGTCATCATCAAGCTTCCTAAGAAGAGAAGGGGAGATTTCATGTTTACCTCAAAAGGATAAACTGAAAATAGAAAAGAATTAAAACTTGAAGTGAACTTTAAGAATTGTAAAATTTTGTAAACGTTTAGGCTCGGTGATAGGGAGCAGACACATTTCGCTTAAATTTCTTTTTGAATAATTTTTCCAAACTTCATTTCGTCGGCAAATAATTCATACAAATAATCAGAGCCTTCTAAATAGAGCCCGGTAGCATCATCTTGCAGTTTTTCAAAAAATTGAGAATTATAAAACAGATTCATCGCTTCATCATATTCGACGTTTTGATTTTCGCAGATTTTTTCAATGATATCTTGAGAGATAAATTCTATCAGCTGCTCTTTTTTACTCATTTTGAAATCCCGATTTTATTTAAAAGTTCTGCAGCTCTTTGGGTGTGAAATGAATATTGCGAAGAAGTTTCTTTATAAATCATTCCATTTAACAATGTTTGAAAGTCAATGAGTTCATTTTCAAATTGGCGAAATAAAAGAGCCATATTGTCATCGGCTACGGGACCAATAACAATATCGTATTTGCAGTCTTTATTACAGAGCAAATTTTGAATATCTTGAAAATTTTTATTTCGATTATTCATCACGAATGTTGCCCATTCTGCTGTAGTCTTTTTTCCAAAATTTTTTATAGAAAGAAAATTTTTTAATTGAAAATCATTTTCTATTTCATAGATATTTACAATCGGTATTCCACCATAAATTTTGGCAACTCGATTAGCCATTTTGAATGCTTGCTCTTTGATATCTGTTAGATAAAATCCTTTTCCAAAATCTTTATAAGGCTTACATTTTGTGAGGTCAATATTGATTATATCAGTGTTGCTTCCATGATATAAAATCATAATTTCCCTCCATGACGACGACAGAAAATGGATAAATCTTCTACAACATTTTCAATGGATAAAGTGTGTTCAATTTCATAATTTTCTTTAAGAAATTTGATTCCTTTGAATTGAAATAAATATTGAAATGCTTCTTTTGTTTTTAATTGGAAAGTTTTTGCAAAATCATTAACACAGGCAATAGCAAATGCAATTTCATTTTTTTGATTCATCATATTACCATATTAAATTTCAACTTTAATTCGGGGGAAAGAAAATGTAGGCGATTGCGATTGCGGCGATAATGCCGACGAAGTCTGCGATGAGGGCGCAAGTGACGGCGTGGCGAGTTTTGCGAACGCCGACGGAGCCAAAGTAAACGGCGATAATGTAGAAGGTTGTGTCGGCAGCACCTTGGAAAATGCTGCTTAAACGACCGGGGAAACTATCGGGACCGAAAGTTTTCATCGTATCGATCATCATGCCGCGGGCACCGCTTCCGCTGAGAGGTTTCATAATCGCAGTCGGGAGAGCGGGAACGATATCGTTTCCGATGCCGAAAAGTCCGAGAAGATGCGAAACTCCGCTCAATACTAAATCCATCGCACCGCTTGCGCGGAAAACGGCAACGCCGACGAGAATTGCGACCAAGTAGGGAATGACCATGACCGCGGTTTGAAATCCTTCTTTTGCGCCTTCGACGAATGCTTCATATGCGCGCACTTTTTTGTAAACGGCAAGTCCTAAAAAAGAAATAATCACGGCGAAGAGAATGAAACCGCTGATGAAAAGGCTCGTTGTGCCGAGAGCTTCGGCGGATAAATGGCTAAAGTAAGCGAGAGTTGCGATAACAACAGCAGAAAGTCCGCCGAGCCATAAAAGGGTTACGGGATCTTTGAGTTTAATTTTTTGAAAAAAGCTAATTGCGATAATGCCTGCGATGGTGCTGAAAAATGTGGCGAGTAAAAGCGGCAGAAAAACATCCGAAGGATTGGCGGCTCCCATTTGGGCGCGGTAAGTCATAATGCTTACAGGAATAAGGGTAAGACCGCTTGCGTTCAAAACGAGAAAGAGAATTTGCGAATCGCTTGCGACTTCTTTGTCGGCGTTAGGATTGAGCTCTTGCAGTTGCTTCATCGCTTTGAGCCCCATCGGCGTTGCAGCGTTATCGAGCCCGAGCATATTTGCGCTCAAGTTCATGAGCATTGTCCCGACGACGGGATGACCCTTTGGAATTTCGGGAAAGAGCCGAGAGAAAAGAGGCTGCACAATTTTTGCGAGAATTTGTACAGCGCCAGCTTTCTCTCCGATTTTTAAAATCCCGAGCCACAAGCTTAAAACGCCTGTGAGCCCGAGAGCGATTTCGAACGCCGTCTTGGACATATCAAATGCAGCGAGAATTGTCGTGTTGAAAATTCCCGTATTTCCGAGCGCAAGCCATTGGACAACGCAGCCAATAAATGCACCGAAAAAGAAGAGTATCCAAATGACGTTCAAAACCATTGTTTAGCGTCTCCGTGCTGCCATTTCTTTTTTCAAAATGTCCATCACAGGTCCGATTTCTGCGGGCGCTTCGAAAATCGGGTTCGCATATTGCGAAACGATGCCTTCGAGTTCTTTCTTGTGATAGGCGACTTTGAATTCGGTAAATTTCAAACCGTGCGCTGTGCTGATGACGACGACTTCTTCATCTTTGTCAATCGTTCCGTTTGCGCAGAGTTTTAAGAGAGCACCGAGAGCGACGCCGGTATGCGGGCAAGCGTAAAGACCGACTTTGTCGCCGCGTTCTGCTGCGTTTGCGAGTTCATCTTCGGAAACATCGACGACGACGCCGTTATAATTTTTGATGGCGCGTTCTGCTTTCGGATAGCTCACCGGATTGCCGATTTGAATAGCGCTTGCGAGAGTCTTCTTCGCTTGAACGGGAACGAGTTTATCAAATCCGCGTTTGTAAGCTTGGTAGAACGGGTTGGCGTTTTCGGCTTGAGCCAAAACGATGCGCGGCTTTTTGTCAATAAGTCCCATTGCGAGGCAATCGTCAAATCCTTTGGCGAGAGCGCTGACATTTCCCAAATTGCCGCCGGGGATGATAATGGTATCGGGCACGCGCCAGCCGAGTTCTTGGCAAATTTCTGGAGAAATTGTTTTTTGACCTTCGACGCGGAGGCTGTTCATCGAGTTCGCCAAATAAATGCGATTGTCGGCGGTGACTTGTTGCACAATTTTCATGCAGCCGTCAAAGTCGGTATCGAGAGCGAGAACAATGCTGCCGTTAGAAATCGGCTGAATTAACTGGGCGACGCTCGTCTTTCCGCGGGGAAGAAATACGATGCTCGGAATGCCAGCTTTTGCGGTGAATGCCGAAAGCGCAGCCGATGTGTCGCCGGTACTTGCGCAAGCGACGGCGTCAATTTGTTTGCCGCGTTTAATCATCGAATTTACTTGGCTTACGAGCACGGTCATGCCGAGATCTTTAAAGCTTCCGGTGTGCGAGTTTCCGCAGAGTTTTACCCAAAGTTTTTTGAGTCCGATTTCTTTGGCGAGAGCGCTTGCGTCAAAAAGCGGACTAAAACCTTCGCGGAGGGTGACGATATCTTCTTCGGGAATTTCGGGAAGAACCATTTCGCGCTTGCTCCAAACGCCGCTCATATCGGCAGGCTTAAAGCTCATGCGGCGTTCTGCAAAAAGCTTTTTCCATTCTTCGGGAGAACGTTCTGCGAGCGCTTCGCGGTCGTGGTGCACTTCCAAAAGGCTGCCATCGACTTTGCTGCGATAAATGACTTCGTCCAGCGGATACGTATCGTTTCCGTTAATGTTTTGAAAACAAGCGTGGAAAGGCTTCATAAATGACCTCAAAAATTTTTCCCCAAGTATAGTTATTTAGGCGAAAGCCGACAAAGGTCGCGGCGCGATTTATCCGTTTTTGTATATTTGCAGCGTTGTTTCCTTTTTTCGGAGTTTCCGTGAAGAAATTCATCTCGCTGATTTTTTTCGCCATCTTGCCGATGCTGCTTTTGGCATCTTGCATTTTTGATTCGGATGGCGACGCGTTGGTTTCTTGGCTCGATGACCAAGGTTTTCCGTCGAATTATTTGGTGCAAACGGTTGAAATCGATGGCATTTCGCCAGAGTCCTACCAAGTGGGCTTTGACAGTACGCCGCGCATCAATTATTACCAAGGCGTTGCGGGCGAAGTCAACGGCATGACGCATGAATGGGTGTTAGATTTCGGCTTCCGCGATAAAAGTTTCTTCGCTTCTTTCCGCGCGGACAGTGCGAAAAAATTCCGCTCCGCATTTCTTGCGCTTTATCCCGATTCGGATTTTTATGCGCAAGCAAAATTCAAAAAAGATTCTCTCCCTCTCAAGGAATCGCTCAAAGTTCGCTTCTCGTGGATTTTAGAAACCGGCTACGGTTCTTCGTTCGTCGATAGCATTGGCGATACCAAAGATTCATTATGGCGAGTGGGACTTCGCAAAGCATTTGCCAAAGCCGATTCTGCGGACACGACTTATTCGCTCAAAATGTCTTCTCTCAATACCGCTTTCCGCATCGACTTGCCTTCGGCATTTTATGAAAAACTCACGAAGGTCAAAGATGCAGCGCGTTTACAACTCAAAATTTCTTTCCCCGGAGCGAAAAGGCTTTATCGCTTCTACGGTCCTGGCGCCGAAGTGGTCCCGTTCTTACGGGTGAAGTCGTATTCGCGGACAACAATCGTGGGCGAAGATACGATTACTCGTGACACCTATAAAAATATTTGGGCGTTCCGTGCAGCGATTATCAGCACATCCAAAGAAGAATGTTCCGGTTGCGTCATCTTGCACGGCGGCGTTTTGGAATCGCTTTTAGTTGAACTTCCGAGCGAAAAAATTCTCGAAGCGTTGAGCGATTTCTACGGCGATAAATTCCCTTATACCGAAGGCGATAGCAATGATGTGCGTCAAGCGGTTGTGATGGCGCAGCTCACGATGCCGCGCAGTTCTTCGAAAGAAGGCTCTGAACTCGGAATGCCTGTCCAAGTGGTCGCCGCAACATTCGTCGATTCCAATGGAACCGATATGGAAGCTTCTGAAGTTTATAAGCTCAACAAAGAATTGATTAAAAAGAATGGTCATCCGAATTTGGTCTTTATGAAAGGCGATTCGTTAGGCCTTCAAATCACACAAGGAATGCGTTCTTTCATTAACCGAGCAGGAAAGGGCGCTAAGATGAAAGTTATCCTTCGTATGGGCTATTCGATGCTTGCTCCATATGATACGCTTTACTACGATCACATCACCGACAAGGGCGATTCCGTGTGCATTTTCATGGATTATCCAACTTACTCGCGTTACGATTTCTCGGACTATATCAGCCAGCCGATGAATTTGAAAATTTGGCTTGCGACAAAGCGAGGAGATGACGAATGATGCGCCGACTTTTCTTGCTGATTCTTTTGGGCTTCGCTGCTGTAAATGCAGCGTCGATGATCGGTTTGGAAGCGCTTGGAAAACCGACGGAAGGTGCTTCGGCGATTACGATGGGCCGCGGTTATTCGGGTGGTGCTAAAGCGGGAAGCGGCTACGTGGATTGGAACCCTGCGTCCATCGCCTTTGAAGATTACACTTCATTTAATGCGACGATTGCTTTTGAAGGAAATGTAGCGGCGAGTCACGGACAATCGTATGCGACGACCACTTTGGAAATTCCTTCGCTTTCGTTCTTGTTTGCGCTTCACAAATTCGGCGCACTTTCTCTTGCGCTTTCCGAAAAGTATTCGTCGAATTTAGACGAAAGCGTGAGCGATTCTTCGAATACGAAACTCGCAGACATTAAGTACAAAGGAAACGTCTACGAAATCATTCCCGCTTATGCTGTGCGTCTGCCATTCTTCCGCAAAATTTCTCTCGGTTTTGCGGCGCACTTTGTGATGGGCTCCGCCTCGCGTGAATTGACTTTGGGCGCAGACAATAGTCAAGTTTCCAAGAACGATTCTTGGGCAACGAATAATTCGGAACTCACGGAAACCGCAGAAGGCTCGTGGAAAATCAAAGATCATCCGGCGTATTATACCGCAGCATTGCATTACAAAGGTCGATTCGTTTCGTATTACTTCTCTTATACGACGGGTTACACTTTGAAAAATTCGCTCGAATACAATTTGGAATTTAGTCAAATCGATACTCTCGCACCGACAAAACTCAAACGGCAAATCGATGTGCCCGCAGCGATGGCAACCGGTATCGCTTTCCGCTTGAAAAAACGTCATCATTTTATGCTCGACTTTAAACTCCGCGGTTGGGACTGCGACATTCGCAACATCGGCGGCAGCTGGAATCTTAAAGATTCGACCGATACGCAAAATGAATTTTTGGTGGGTCTCGGTTACGAACGCTCGGGCTCCACGGACTATTTTAAAAAATACTTGCAGAGAATGGATTTCCGTCTAGGCGGTTGGTTTAGAAATTATTACATTTCCGACGTGAGAGAATTCGGAGGTTCAATCGGTGCCGGATTCCCGCTGGGTCGTCGCAGCACGAAAGTGGATGTCGCGATTCAGGGCGGTTTACGTCAGTCCGATGCGGACGCCATTTGGGATGAAAAATTCTTTGGCGTGGCAATCGGTTTAACCGGCGTAGGCAACTGGGGTAACAAACCGAAGACGGTGCACTAAGCGCACTAAAGGAGTGTAGATATGGACTCGAAAAAGAAAGCTTCTGCTAAGGCAAAGGTCGAAAAGCTGAAGGCGATTTCGCAGAAAGCGGAATCCAAAGTAGCGGAATTAAAAAACGCTTCGAGCAAAGCAAAGACCAAGGTAAAGACCAAGGTTGAAGAAATCAAGAAGACTGTGGCGAAGAATGCTGCAGTCAAGTCCAGCGCACTGAAGAAAACGGTCGCATCGAAGGTTTCATCGGCGGCAGAAAAAGTGGAAAAGTCTGTTTCGAAAGTCGCAGCGAAAGCAAAAGCCGCAGAAAAAGTCGTCGAAAAGGCTGCGGTGAAAGCGGAAAAATCTTCGGAAAAAGCCGTTGAAAAAGTCGTCGCAAAGGCACAGAAAGCAGCAAAGCCTGCAACGAAAACGGCGAAAGTTGTGAAAGCCGCGAAGGCAGAAAAATCGGCCGAAGAACTTTCTCCGGAATATCTCGCATTAATGCAGCGCGATCCGAACTTCCTCCACGCATTCTGGGATGTGAAAAAAGAACATCTCGAAAAGACGCTGGAAGATGGCGACGTTTTAGTACTTCGTTTGTATGATGTTTCGTCGGACTTGACCGTCCGCAAAAACAAGAAGCGTAAATTCGAAGAAAAATTCCGCGAAATTGAAGTGCCCGCCGATGCAAAAAGTTGGTACGTGCAAAACCGCGAAGCGGTTTCTTTCCGCGCAACTCTCGGCGCAAAAACGCAAGCCGGTGAATTTAAGCCTCTCGTCGAAGCGCCTGCGATGCAGGTCTTCAGCTACGATGCGGTGAAAAATTCGGCGAAGAATTCCGATAGCGTTTTCTTCAAAGCATCTCTCGGCAGTGCCGGAATCGGTGGCTTTGGAAGCTCGGGTCTTTCGAGTCAAACTGTAGCGTCTTGGCTTGAACATCTCGCGAGTTCTTCGGAATCTTTCTTCTCGGGTTCGATTTCGAGCGGTTCCATTCTTTCTTCGGGCGAACTTGCGAAGCAAGCGTTGCAACCGAGTCCGGATACCGTCAATTACGGAAAGGATTTCTTCCTCTGGGTCAAGACTCGTTTAATCGTTTACGGTGGAACTCGTCCGGATGCGCATTTACAAGTCCGCGGCGAACCGTTCCCGCTCAACCCCGATGGAACATTCTCCTTCGAACAAGATTTGCCGGATTCGACGCAGATTATTCCTGTTTTCGCAACCGATAAAGACGGCGATTTCCCGACGACGATTGTACCTATCGTTGTGAAACGCACCGAGTAAAATTGATCGATGTCCGCTGATTGTCATGGACAGTTGTATCTGCTATTGCACGCGCATTTGCCGTTTGTGCGTAGTCCAAGATATGACCGTTTTCTCGAAGAAAACTGGCTTTTTGAAGCGTTGACCGAAACGTATTTGCCGCTCGTGCAAACCCTTTCTCGCTTAGCGGAAAAGGGCGTGCCGGGGACTCTCAATTTGAGCGTTTCGCCACCGCTTCTCGCCATGCTTTCGGACGAACTTTTGCTTTCGCGTTATTCTCGGCATTTGCAAAAATTGCAGGAACTCGCAAGCAAAGAACTCAATCGGCTGAAGGATGATTCGGCTCGGTTACCGATTGCAAAATTTTACGCAGCCCGCATCTTAGAACTTTCGGAGTTATGGGAAAATCGGCTGCATCGCGATATTTTATCCGAATTTGCTTCTCTAGAACGGCGCGGAAAATTGGCGCTTTTAACGTGTGTGGGAACGCATCCGTTTTTGCCGGCGTATCAAGCAGAACCCGAAAGCATTCGGATGCAATTACGCTTAACCGTCGAAGCATTTGAACACGCTTTTGGAAAAGCGCCGCGGGGAGTTTGGCTCCCAGAATGCGGATTTTTTGATGGATTAGACAAATATCTTGCAGAGCAAAATTTTGAGTATTTCTTTATGGAAACTCACGGTGTTTTGCTCGCTGATCCCGCTCCGAAATATGGTGTCTTTGCGCCGATGAAAACGCCTTCGGGACTTTTGGTTTTAGGACGTGAACAAACGAGCTCTGTCGAAGTGTGGAGCCGTCAACGCGGTTACCCAGGACATCCGGAATATCGCGAATTTTACAAAGACATTGCGAAAGAACTTCCGCGGGAGTATCTCGGCGAATACTTCTTTGCCGGCGAAACTCCTATCGATACGGGATTTAAATATTACCGCATTACCGGTGGGGAAGAAAAGGAATTGTATCGTCCGTGGCAAGCGATGAATCTCGCCCGCGAACATGCGCGCCTTTTCATTGCGAATCGAGAAGCGTTAATGGCAGAACTCGGCCCGCAGATGACTTCGCACCGTCCTTGCGTTCTTTGTCCCTACGACGCAGAACTTTTTGGCCATTGGTGGTTTGAAGGTCCGCAATTTATCGAATCGCTTTTTGAAAGCGCCGCTTCGTCGCAGATTTTGCAGCTCGCTTCGGTGAATGAAATGCAAGAAGATTCCGAAGAGTGTGAACCGCATCGCCCGATTTTCTCTTCTTGGGGCGAAAATGGATTTGCTTCGGTCTGGGTAAATCCGCAAGTGGAATTTGTCTATCCGAAATTCTTCAAAATGTTTGCGATTTTTAAGCAGTTCAAAA
Proteins encoded in this region:
- a CDS encoding DUF4912 domain-containing protein, with product MDSKKKASAKAKVEKLKAISQKAESKVAELKNASSKAKTKVKTKVEEIKKTVAKNAAVKSSALKKTVASKVSSAAEKVEKSVSKVAAKAKAAEKVVEKAAVKAEKSSEKAVEKVVAKAQKAAKPATKTAKVVKAAKAEKSAEELSPEYLALMQRDPNFLHAFWDVKKEHLEKTLEDGDVLVLRLYDVSSDLTVRKNKKRKFEEKFREIEVPADAKSWYVQNREAVSFRATLGAKTQAGEFKPLVEAPAMQVFSYDAVKNSAKNSDSVFFKASLGSAGIGGFGSSGLSSQTVASWLEHLASSSESFFSGSISSGSILSSGELAKQALQPSPDTVNYGKDFFLWVKTRLIVYGGTRPDAHLQVRGEPFPLNPDGTFSFEQDLPDSTQIIPVFATDKDGDFPTTIVPIVVKRTE
- a CDS encoding glycoside hydrolase family 57 protein translates to MSADCHGQLYLLLHAHLPFVRSPRYDRFLEENWLFEALTETYLPLVQTLSRLAEKGVPGTLNLSVSPPLLAMLSDELLLSRYSRHLQKLQELASKELNRLKDDSARLPIAKFYAARILELSELWENRLHRDILSEFASLERRGKLALLTCVGTHPFLPAYQAEPESIRMQLRLTVEAFEHAFGKAPRGVWLPECGFFDGLDKYLAEQNFEYFFMETHGVLLADPAPKYGVFAPMKTPSGLLVLGREQTSSVEVWSRQRGYPGHPEYREFYKDIAKELPREYLGEYFFAGETPIDTGFKYYRITGGEEKELYRPWQAMNLAREHARLFIANREALMAELGPQMTSHRPCVLCPYDAELFGHWWFEGPQFIESLFESAASSQILQLASVNEMQEDSEECEPHRPIFSSWGENGFASVWVNPQVEFVYPKFFKMFAIFKQFKNSAQTEKQKKILAQMERELVLFQASDWAFMIHNHSADGYAEKRLAEHERDFMKLAAMFRGEFEDDKLLQEIMFRDNIFPWIQ